DNA from Stegostoma tigrinum isolate sSteTig4 chromosome 8, sSteTig4.hap1, whole genome shotgun sequence:
TGTAGTTGTTTGCTTTATGCTTATCAACAACTTGAATAATGGTAACACATTAATTTCTGGCATTTATTCTGTGGCCGGAGGATTTGAAACTTGTCAGAGCGCATGCAAGCTACTCTTGCCTTCCATAACAGCGAGGATATATCTTATCTGcgcctggagatttatccacttttaagcTGACTAAAACTCTTAAAACCACCTTCCTCTCAATATTAATGTATTCAGCAATGTCACATTTCTATATCTGCATCGTCTTTCTTTGTGTAAATatagatgcaaagtactcatttaaaaccTCAACCAAGTGTTCCAGCTCTGCACACAGGTTGCCACAATGATCTTTCATGGCCCCTACGCTTTCCCTGGTATTTTCCTTTCCCTTATATATTGATAAGTCATCTTTTGAGTTTTGCTTAGTTTTACCAGTGTTTCTTATTTCATGTACCTTCTTTGTAGTTataatctctttttttttaaaataactccCTTATTTCCTATACATCTTGTTCTAGGATATCCACAGTCCTCAATATTTGCCATATGCTTCCATTTCTTTGCCTTATCTTGTTTCACACATGCATGGATATCTAAGTTCCTCTGGACTTGTTGGTCCCACGTTTCACCCCATGGGAATATATTGTCTCTGCACTCTCAATATAAACCTTTTGAATAACACTCACTGCACTGATGTAGATTTTCCTGCAAgtaactgctcccagtccactttTTATCATGTCCTGCCTGATATCAAAATCAACCTTCCCCAATTCAGAATCTTTACTTCTGGtccatctttgtccttttccataattactTTAAATCTCACTGAGTTACAGTCAGTGTTACCAAAATGCTCCTGCATTCACACTTCAACCACCAGCTGGGTTAAAAAGCTTTCCTGGGTAAAGTTTAAGAATTCCACCCCATCTGAACCTTTCACACTTGTCTATCGCAGTTATGactggggaagttgaaatccccaaTTATTGCTCCATCATTTTTACATTTCTCTTGAGATTTGCATGCATATCCATTCTTTTATCTTGCCCTGACTGTCAGCGAGTGAGGATCTATAGTACCATCCCAGTAATATGATTTCCCCCTTTTGCATTTCAAGTTTCAtgtttaaagaacaaagaaaaaagaaaattacagcacaggaacaggcccttcggccctccaagcctgtgctgatccagatcctctatctaaacctgtcgcctattttccaaggatctttatccctctgctccctgtccattcacgtatctgtctggatacatcttaaatgacactattgtgcccgcctcgaaCACCTCCGCTGGGAACACGTtccagcacccaccaccctctgagtaaagaactttccacgcatatctccctgaaacttttcccctctcaccttgaaatcctgaccccttgtaattgactcCTCCGCTCTGGGgcgaaaaagcttcttgctgtccaccctgtctatacccctcatgattttgtagacgtcagtcaggtcccccctcaacctccgtctttctaatgtaaataatcctaatctactcaacctgtcttcgtagcagcaccctccataccaggcaacatcctagtgaacctcctgtgcatcctttccaaagcgtccacatcctttcagtaatgtggcgaccagaactgtattccAAATATGttcaaaccaaagtcctgtacaacagtaacatgacctgccaactcttgtcctcaataccccgtccgatgaatgaaagcatgccgtattccttcttgaccactctatcaacctgcgttgccaccttcagggtataatggacctgaacacccagatctctctgtgcatcaattttccccagggcttttccatttaccgtacagatcgctcttgaattggatcttccaaaatgcatcacctcgcatttgcctggattgaactccatctgccatttctccatccaaccctcccgtctatctatgttctgctgcattctctgtcggtccccttcactatctgctactccaccaatcttagtgtcatcttcgAACTTGCGAATCAGACgaataccttcctccagatctggatgtaagtttgctcgctgagctggaaggttcgttttcagatgtttcatcaccatactaggtaacatcatcaggtgagcctctggtgaagcgctggtgttatgttccgctttctatttatctgtttaggtttcttgggttggtgatgtcatttccagttctttttctcagagggtggtagatgggctccaaatcaatgtgtttgttgatggagttccagttagaatgccatgcttgtaggaattctcgtgcgcgtctctgttcggcttgtcctaggatggatgtgttgtcccaatcaaagttgtgcccttcctcatctgtacgtaaggatactaatgatagtgggtcatgtctttttgtggctagttgatgttcatgtatcctggtggctagctttctgcctgtttgtccaatgtagtgtttatcacagttcttgcaaggtattttgtaaatgacattcgttttgcttgttgtctctatagggtcttttaagttcattagctgctgttttagtgtgttggtgggtttgtgggctaccatgatgccaagaggtctgacaAGTCTGacagtcatttccgagatgtctatgatgtaggggagagtggttatggtttctgggcatgttttgtctgtttgtttgggtttgttgctgagaaatcagcggactgtgttcattgggtacccgttctttttgaatatgctgtataggtgattttcttctgctcttcatagttcctctgtgctgaaacgtctgaaaatgaaccttccagctcagcgagcaaacttacatccagaacctcaacctgagctacaaatcttctaaAAACtctcttcctccagatcatttatgtatatcacaaacaacagtgatctgAACACTGATCtgtgtggaacactactggtcacatttctccattttgagaaactctttttccactacaactctctgtctcctgtttatGGCCTGTTTGAGGAGCTTCCGAAAATGTCATGCTTTGTTATTACAATTATTGATTCTTTGATCAGTATTAAGACACTGTCTCTTTTACACCATCCCATTTTAAGGCCCACTGGCCAGCACCAACTCTTCAGCCATGATTAATCTGATCTGTGCCTGTTCCTACAATCGTGTTATTGAGAATATTCCAGAGATTGCAACCTTTGAAGTGCTGCTTTTCAATCTGTTACATAGCTCCCTAAATTCTTGTTACAGAACACCATTCCTCTTTCTGCCTGTCATTTATACCTATGTGAACCGCAACCTCTGACTGTTTGCCCTCCCTCAGAATCCGCTGCAACTGTTCAGTGATATCCTTGACCATGTTACCAGGGAGGCAGCACATCCTGGAGTGAGGTCTGCACCCCTAACTATTGAGAACCATGCCAATATTGTTTGTTCTCTCTACCTGTTCCTCCCTTGTGCAGTGGGTTTTGTCGGTGTTCCCTCGATGAACTAACACTGTCATCATTTTCCAAAACAGAAAAACTGTTCTTGTGTGAGACACTTTCTTGGGCTTTCCTAAGTATCTGCCTGCTTCTGCTTGGTGGTCAACCAATCCTTCTGTGATTACACTTCAGTAAAATATAGGGCGACAGCATTTAAAAATGCCCACATAACTCTGAGCCTTTTTGCACTACTGTATCTCCAGCCAACACTCAAGCTCCAAAACCTGATGTGAACGCTGATCAAACCAGTCACGGGTTCCTGCAGATGTGGTTGTCCGGTCAGTTAGGAATGGCTGAGACTTCCTACGTATTGCGGGCTGAACAGAGACTGGGCTACTTAAAGTGAAGAAAACTATTGACCCAGTATGTACCAATCAGCTTCCTGCTTTGCACTGATGTCACTTTTGCcatcctgtttgaattttagGGGGTCCTTCTTAGGGTTTAGCTGCTGATCCAACTGACCTTGACCATGATCCTCAAACTTTTACTGAATCGTTTCACTGCTGCTCTTCACCCTCAGGCCTAGTCTTTCTGTTACTGCTCCTggctgacatacacacacacagacatacatacataTATGCACACTCTAGTGTCCATAAAGCTGAGGTAATACAAAATTTTTATTATGTATTTGCTCACATCAAACCCCATCTATCTATTGTCCCAGTCGTCACTAGCACATACTGAAACCCAATTAAGCAACATATTGATTTTAAAGTTCCCATCCCTGTTTTCAGGTGTCTGTGCGGTTCTTTACCCCACTACCTCTGTCAATCAAGGAAACCCACAGAGGACAGTGTTCTTTGAATTCAGGTTCTCTTGACCATTTCCGATTTTAATTGTTCTGGCAGCTGTTCCATGAGCAATGTTTGCACATCTTTGCTGACCTGATTTTTGAGCTGGACAAATCGCTGACTATCAGAAAAATGCCTGTGCTGACTAAGAAAAATAGATTAGAAGAAATAAAAGTATTACATGGCTGTTTATCTACCATGGATTATATTTTCCACAGTAAGCCATTGCTCAGTTATTTGTCCTTCAGTCTCTGAAACAGAGAttgtgggttcaaattctacaGCTAACAGTTTTAATTGATGTTTCAATGCAGTGCTGTTGGCATGCTATACtgtcagaaatgtcaactttaagACAAGAAAATATATCAAGGTCATGTCTCGGGTAACATAAATTACACCAGTTTGAGGAAGACCAGCACCGTCATCCATGATACTCCGACTAATATTTCACCCTAAACCAGCATTAAAACAACCCGATCGGTTATATGTTGTACATGTTCAGCTGCCACATTACAACTCTTAGTGTGCACTTAGAACGTGCTTTACTTTGGGAGTTGGGGCATCCTTTGGTTTTGAAAGACATTGtacaaatgcaatttttttaaatCTAAAAGGGCAAAATATAGCCAGAGGAAAAGATTACTTAATCTCCTAGTATCTTGTAGCTCATTAATCGAACTGAAAGAAAtcaaatataacaaagtgtggggctggatgagcacagcaggccaagcagcatcttaggagcacaaaagctgacatttcgggccaagacaagggtcttggcccgaaacgtcagcttttgtgctcctaagatgctgcttggcctgctgtgctcatccagccccacactttgttatatttgattctccagcatctgcagttcccattatctctgaaagaaatCCAAATATCTGAATTTGTAATAAACAGCTTAACTTGTTATGGTCGTTCTCGTGCAAACTGAATTATATATTTTATTCTAACTGCTTGCATCATAACAGAAGTCCACACTCAGGATTGATACGTGGTTGATTGTGCATGTGCTTTACATGTTTTAGTAATCATTTGCTTTAAGTTTATtagtaaatatttttattttcaatagtTCTTTACAGCTAAAATCTTCTGAAAGATTGCCTCCTGCTATGTATCCCGTGCACAGTATGCCCCGGCGGAACAATTCTAATAGAACTTCGGTAGTTCGCTGTGGAAGACAGGTTTATGCCAGACTCTATCCTGTTTTGCTGGTTCGACCTGATGGATCCACTATCAATATTCGATACAAGGAACCTAAAAGAATTCTTACAGTAAGGATTActtttttttggggtgggggggaaagaagGCAAAAAGAAGCAATTTTGTTGAAAAGATCTAAACTGTTTTTTTGCTTAAGTGCTTTCATGCTTCCAAGATAAATGATGAGGTATACAAGAGCAGATTTGTAAGTTTGTAATTGCCTTTTCCACATTTAAACTCAAAACACCTCAAGCTATTTTGAAATGAATATTATCATAGGAAAAAGTATTTAACGTTTTCTTCCATGTCAAAAATTATCTTGGCAAAGCAAAAAACAAAGTactaaatctgaaataagaatagaaaagttggaatctgtggagagacagctaCTGCTTGTCTTGCTTAATTTTCCAgccctttttttatttttattacctCAGGTTagaaacataatcccaaactaaactagtccaacctacctgctcctggctcatatccctccaaacctttcccattcatgtacttaggTCAGTGTCTTCCCTGCGATGGAGTGTAGGGAGATTCCTTAATAGTCCCCACTGTCCACTTTGTCTTCTATCTCAAAAGCTGTGATGATAGCCGCATCCCTGAGATCAACAGGGATGTTCTTTGCCCCAGATTTTGTAATGAAGACAGGTCCAATCCACAGCACTACAACTTCCATCATGGGGAGGGCATGGAAGCACTTCCTAAATCCACCTCCACTAGAATGGGCATTGAACCCTTGCTATTGGCACCAATCTGATCCACACCAGCTGTCCAGTCTGCCAGTTCCAAAAGGAGTCAGAGTTGTGTCAGCATATGCTTTAACATGCATGTTGCATCCTGGAACTATGAATAGTGATGACAGACATTCCAATTTCTTCCCTTCTTTATCTACAGTTAAATACCTACAATTAACAGTTTATCCAGTTAATGCCtactgttttaaacaaaaagaaacaaactatGCCGTCCACGTCAaatactcccagggcagggacagcacagggttagatatggAATAAAGCTTAGTCTATTCTTTGAGAATgacattgtccccatcaaacattcccagaacAGATACAGCACAGGCTTGATACAGAATGAATCCAGCTAGTCTCTGGCTTTTAAGAAATATACATATCTGAATTAGTATTTCAATCCCTGATCGCTTGATCACAACACAGGTTATTCAACCCTTAGTAGTTTATTCAATACAATGCTTGTTTCAGCAGGAATTAACATCCATCATCACAGCTATTACATTCAACAAAACATTTAACTTGCTAACTTTGAGCAAATTGCATTTAAaggtaaagaaagaaaatgtgcaaagaacaCAATGCTCACACTGCCTGTGATGCATACAATGTAGCAAGATTTTCTACCTCCAAACTGAGATATTAAAGTTGGTGCAGAATATGATATTTTTATGGAAACCTGGATATTTGGGTGAAACTGAGAGATAAGAAAGGGATGGTCACCTTATTGGAATTATACCACAGATGCCTCAATAGTCAGCGGGAAATTGACAAGCAAATTTGTACGATGATCTCAGGTGGTAatggtaggagattttaactttccaaacatagtcTGGGACTACCATAATGTTAAGGGATCAGATGCAGAGGAGTTTAAGTATGTACAAGGAATATTTTCTTGTTCACTACATGGATctacctactagagaaggggcAAAGCTTgacctcttgggaaataaggcagggcaagtgattgAGGTGTCAGTAGGGGAGTGCTTTGGGGTcattgatcataattctattagtttcaagaTAGCTATGGAAAAGGGTAGACCTTATCTAAAAGTTAAATTGGAGGAATGggcaattttgacagtattaagtgagaactttcaaaagttgattggaggtggatatttgcaggtaaagggatgtctGCAAATtgggaaaccttcaaaaatgagacaatgAGAGTCTAGAGAATTTGTTCCTGTTAggctgaagggcaaggctggtaggtgtagggcaTGCCAGATGACTacagaaattgaggttctggtcagtaaaaagaaaaaaaaacatatatcACGTAGAGACAGTaaggattgagtgaatccttagaGCAGTATAagacttaagagggaaatcaggagggcaaaaaaagGATATgacatagctttggcaaataggattaaggagaatccaaagagattctacaaatacattacgGATAAAAGAGTAACTGGAGAGAATAaggccctttaaagatcagcaaggtcacTTGTGTTTGGAACCGCGGGAAATGGCTGTGattctaaatgagtattttgcatcagtgtttactgtggagaaggatatgaaagctagagaacgtgaggaaataaacagtgatattctgaaaagtgtccatattacagacgagatgctggatgtcttaaaatgcataaagctgGATGAATCCCCAGTACTACAACTTTgcgggaagctagggaagtgattgctgggccccttgctgagatatttttatCATCAATAGTCACAGGTGAGGCACTGGAAGTTtgaaggttggctaacatggtctcatcatttaagaaagttaacaaggaaaagccagggaactataggccagtaagcctgacatcagtggtgggcacattgttggagggcATCCTGAAGGACacgatttacatgtatttggaaaggcaaggactgattggggatagtcaacatggctttgtgccaTGAAATATGGGGTTATAATTTTCCAGTTGCTAATGTAAATGAAGATGTCAGTATGACAACAAAGATCGAGCTTCCCCATTTTTAGTTTGCTGTTATTGATCAGGAGAGGAATATGTATCCCAGAGTACAGTCAGGGAGATACTTCTGCCTGGAGTTTTTGTCTTTTGAGGACCTCCTTCTAGTTCAGATGTGCTATTGTAGATGCTGTGATTGAGTTGAAGAACgttttttaaataaaatatagGCTTCACCCGGACAAgacttttattcctttattttctgaAATGAGAAACAGCAACTACTTAATGAAGGTGAAGCCTGAAAAGGTTGTTGTTTTATTAAGCTGATGTGTATTAGTTGTGCTTGACATCACAGATTTCATTCACTGCGAATATTTCACAGCATTAACAAGAACAGCCAGGAACAAGAATAGACCATCCAACTCCTCTAAGCATTCTGTTGAATCGTAATTCATTCAAATCTTACTATCCTTACCAAATAAACTATGCCAAGCTGAAGACTTTTATTCCCAATTTCCCTTTTGGATTTACTCTGGATATCAGTATCCCAAGGCAGTTCTAACAACAAAATACACCCAATGATCTTGATTAAAGTTCACATCAAAAATACTGCATCTTCCCATACACTGCTTACAGGCGCAAGTAAACCTGTTTCATAAACTTGTGTGGAGTAGGTGATCAACCCAACCTGTTCCAACTTCCAGCTATTGATCTAAATTCTCCATTTCCTGATTTGGACTGTGAGCTAAGCCTTCTTTATACTCTTTCCAAGCAAAGAAGCCGCACATTCAAGCTTTTACAGTGTCCAGTCTCCAGCAgatgatcagagatagtaggaattacagatgctggagaatctgagataacaaggtgcagagctggatgaatacagcaggccaagcagcatcagaggagcaggaaggctgacatttcaggcctagatcttcAGAAGGGTGTGGGCCTGAaactgctcctctgctgcttgccctgctgtgttcatccagatctacaccttgttattccagcAGATGATCAACTTGACCGCTGGCAAACATCAGAAACATGTCATTTTTCACATCAGTTTGATCACTAACTCCTTAGGGCTTGTTTGTGTCTCAATGGAAAGAGGCTTGTATCTAGTTTTTAACAGCACTTCTGCTTTAGCTTGTTCACACTTTGTCAACCAATCAACTGTATATTTACATGGCTCAATTCAATGCCAGCCACAAATTTAGCTCATAAATAGTCAATATTATCACATCTGATTCagtgtgtttgtttttaaacaagACATCAGTTTTACCAGAGTTGATGTCCCAGTCCATTACTGCTAAGTCATTTTACTCAATCTAGGTACGTATTCCTTCAGCAAAACAGAGAAAATCTTTAAAACCAATGACCTTGCTAATCATTAGGTTATCACCAGGCTCTATATGTTTTTTTCCTCCTTTTATTCCATTGTATTTAACTTAGTTTCAACTAATCCAGCAAATTTTAGAGCCATAACTACGCAGTTTTAGATTTGACATTTTTAATTGACTTTGCTTTAATAGCATTTTGAGGAAAAAGTTCCAgctctccagcattttgcttgaAGATGCTATTGACTCCACCACGAACAGCCTATGTTCTAATTTCaagtttgtttctttgttctggATTTCCCCACTAGAGGAAAGTTTTAATTCACTTTCACtaaattatcttaaaacttaTTTTGTAGTCTATCATTAAAGCTTGCTTCAAGGTAAAGGTGAAGTCAAATATAAATAGTTGTTTCATTGAAAAAGATGCTTCAGGATCTTCTGCAGTATTCATTCATCATGATCATTTCAAAATTGTAGAAGTTTTTCATACTCTTTCTCTTAAAACCAAAACATTGTTTGTTCGTTTGTCGCATGTGCTGAGCCAGAGTATCTGTTTTTCTGTTGTAACTTTTGTGCGTTTCATTGATATTACACCGAAAAATCACTATCAATGTTATTTGAAAACAATTTCTTGAATATAATTAAATGATTTGTTACAGATGCCAGTTGATGTTTCCCTTCTGCCAGAAGCTGAACGGAAAGCAAGAATGCGCAAACGTGATCCCAAGAGATCCAGAATGAAAGAGGAACAATATGAAGATGAATTTAAAATTGACAATTATAGCCAATTCTGGAAGAAAAAGTAACTTTTAGGATTTTGAAATGCAGAACTGTCACCAGACTGCTTAATTGGCGGGTTGAAGCCACTGATACCTTGACTGATGTACAGTGCTATTGTGTAATGGTGTGTAGTGGTTCTATTTGTATGTTCTGATCCATTTGTGTTCCTGACATCAAGTTTGTTTCTATGGAAAAGCCATGGAATAaatcttgtttttatttctaatatGATACGGCTTAAATGCTAGGAGAAAATATTTTCCTATTCATGAGATTTTCCCCACCATCACCCGACACAACTATTCTGTACTTCCAGTTCCTGACTGCGCTTGTATGGATATATTTGGTTATATTGAGAAAATTTAGCCTCGTTTGAGTTTTACGTTAGACATCTACTGTCTTTTTAATGGAATATTTACTGTAGCAGGTTACAAGTACTTGCATTCAATAATAATTATCCTATGAATAGGATAATATTTACAACAATCTGAAATTAACACGCAGTCGGGGTTGTACGAAAAATAACTCCTTACATATTGAAATTGGATCTGTAAATTGAACGTAAAACCTATGGATACTATATTCCCTTGAGGACAAAATACTTctgagcaggaaag
Protein-coding regions in this window:
- the mrpl55 gene encoding large ribosomal subunit protein mL55 encodes the protein MALGSAVRLWRFLLSLQLKSSERLPPAMYPVHSMPRRNNSNRTSVVRCGRQVYARLYPVLLVRPDGSTINIRYKEPKRILTMPVDVSLLPEAERKARMRKRDPKRSRMKEEQYEDEFKIDNYSQFWKKK